Genomic window (Temnothorax longispinosus isolate EJ_2023e chromosome 3, Tlon_JGU_v1, whole genome shotgun sequence):
gtgcatgtgtgtTTATAAACTAATAAGCATGATTTATTACAGCTGATGTTCTTATGATGATTCCTGACACATTAGAAACAAGGCAGTTCTTTAATCTTAGTACAGTCAGTAACAATTCAggtatgtacattttttaataaatagactgttgatttctttttattaacttcTTTTCTATTAATACAATCATTTTCTTGTAGAAAGTTGTAATACTGGTATTGTTCCTTCAGTTTCATCTGATGCTGATGAAACTAGTACAGAAGAACTGATTAGATCCAATAATTTAGgtatatattgaattaacagaaactttatttatttattgtgtttttcttttactgtCACTGTATAAACGTTTCATTGTAGATAAAGATACGTGTGATACACAGTCTCTTTCTTCATCGGATTCTGCACCTGTTAAGTGGACAGATGCCAATGCTGTGAGATCACTTATTTCCAAATGGAAGAACCACGAAAGTGATTtcaaaaatactaaaattagaaatagtaAGGTGTGGCAAATGATTGCAGAtgatttgaaagaaaaaaatctcttgTGGAGCTTTAATGGTATTTAATGCGAAAACAAATTCAAAGACGTTAGAAAATCGTATACTAAAGTAAAAGACCACAATAACCAGAGTGGAGCAGAACtgaaaacatataaattttacgaaaagatAGAGGCTGTTTTGGGTGAAAAACCAATTGTGAAACCTATTTCAATATCATCAACATTAAAGAAGAGGGTATGTCCGCATCCGGAAAGAGCAGTATCACCATTTAGTTCTGACAgtgatgaaaaagaaaattcaaatcggaaaaaaagtaaaatagcGAAAGAATTGGACAAATGGAGTGAACAACAAAGAACAGAAGCAAAGGAACGGGAGCAAGCTAGAATGCAGCGACATAAAGAGAAGATGGAAAGACAAGATAAAGCTATAGAAGTTTATAAAGAacaaatggaaaaattattggaaaaGCTGTAACAAGTTGAAACAGtctattccttttttttctttttttctggtTAACAGATTTCTTTATAATGTAGAATTTCACAAAAGTATTTATctttcaaaatgttttattggAACATAGATTTCCTTATACTGTAGTTTCATGCAATATTTGGCTGTGTTTTCATTACATATCTGTTCATAAAATATGTTGTTTCTTTactaattcatattttatatatttaatgtaatgcCCTATCCAGATAAACTTGTATAGATGTGTAACGTATAACCATTTACATAAAGGAAATTATCTACTTGCATTTTACGTATGTCTTTAAAATAGATGTGATtgtggataattttttttatacatatggtTATGtagctatgcaagtttgtctggataggcCCTTTATATTTTGGAATAGcgattaaaactaattttttttgccaaagataGCTTATGCTATATGATATGTAACATTAGATTACACACAGTCTATTCAATGTTTACTttagcttaaaaatatttaatgcgaATTTTTAGTTCTATAAGCGCGagtgttaaaaagttattttgtcTTTCTCATTACATACAACTATGTAATTtcttataacattattttatatgttattacattatatttattttgtaaggtattctttaatatgtatatctctTACTTGACATTCAATGTtcttaagataaatatttcatactaCAATTCTTAAATTGAAATGCTTTCATTCTTCTAGTCAGAAACCATTTTTTGTGATACGTAAGGTAATATTGTGAAGTCATGGTGCTCCttagttttttcattattgaCAAGAAGATAGAAAGatgatagaaaaattaaaaattataattaaaaatcgacaatttattttacttttttatttctttgttcgtacatattaatgtaatcctaaaaagttttaattcaataaataactaaagataagaaataactaaaatatgttttattatccATAAATTATTCCTATTAGCcttaattttacaatgttatCCTTATccttaaattttacaatatatcttactatttttattattatatctatctatcttacaatatatttataacttttacatTACGAAATGGTACATTTTAGATGAGTTTTAGGCTGGTTAGATTAACTTcaaccaatgtagattaactttaatctcggtttaacttagttcctatctctttctatttctaagaattagaataaaataatttgtattacattCATTCATCTGGTACATATCAGAAAATCacattttctttgttaaaatataacaattagctttacaaaaaattttgttttaacaaagaaaatgtgattttcttaaatacaccagataaataaatgtgatactaattattttattctaattcttcatcataaaaatataaaaaaagtgtgcaagtaaaaaattgcacattgtttcctcatagtttttaagtgtgtaagtaaaaacttgcacattactttttcaaaatttttaagtatccaaattataaatttgcacattggttaatcaacattttatttcgctcataaagctactatgaggaagcttgtTTCTTCTTTGATGCATTATTAgtggatatttattaatttggcttcctcaCAGAGGAAGCTtcatgagcgaaataaaatgttgattaagcaatgtgcaaatttataatttgcaggatacttaaaaattttgaggaagtaatgtgcaagtttctacttgcacactttttattttgtgaaaagtcattttttctaattacgGTTAGGAAAagatatattactttatttatctttctccTAGTTGTACATAAAACAGTTAAGTTATCTag
Coding sequences:
- the LOC139810249 gene encoding uncharacterized protein translates to MSSSNFALDAKRHELYKSGTNNEPVILDGSLFIRDKVTDVLMMIPDTLETRQFFNLSTVSNNSESCNTGIVPSVSSDADETSTEELIRSNNLDKDTCDTQSLSSSDSAPVKWTDANAVRSLISKWKNHESDFKNTKIRNSKVWQMIADDLKEKNLLWSFNGI